Proteins encoded in a region of the Burkholderia ubonensis subsp. mesacidophila genome:
- the hmpA gene encoding NO-inducible flavohemoprotein → MTHITADQMARVKATAPVLAVHGATITKHFYGRMFARHPELKNLFNQTHQKTGSQPETLAKAVYAYAANIDNLGALGGAVSHIAHKHASLNIRPEHYPIVGENLLASIVEVLGDAVDADTLEAWRVAYGQLAQILIGAEADLYAGAAWSGFRPFKVARKVRESDEITSFYLTPADGGQAPKFEPGQYVTVKRFVGDLGVDQPRQYSLSDAPHGKWLRISVKREAGQAEAIPAGKVSTLMHDGVEEGAIVEVTAPMGEFSLKRDVQTPVVLISGGVGLTPMVSMASTLVAEGSPREVRFIHACRSGAVHAFRDWLNDTVREHANVKRTVLYELVGPNDRAGVDHDLEGRLTPERVKQYALVPDADYYICGPIAFMKAQRDALVALGIAPERVNTEIFGSGALE, encoded by the coding sequence ATGACCCACATCACCGCCGACCAGATGGCCCGAGTGAAAGCCACTGCCCCCGTCCTTGCCGTGCACGGCGCGACGATCACGAAGCATTTCTACGGGCGCATGTTCGCGCGTCACCCCGAGCTGAAGAACCTGTTCAACCAGACGCACCAGAAGACCGGCAGCCAGCCCGAGACGCTCGCGAAGGCGGTCTACGCGTATGCGGCGAACATCGACAATCTGGGGGCGCTGGGTGGTGCGGTGTCGCACATCGCGCACAAGCATGCGAGCCTGAACATCCGTCCCGAGCATTACCCGATCGTCGGCGAGAACCTGCTCGCGTCGATCGTCGAAGTGCTCGGCGACGCGGTCGATGCGGACACGCTCGAAGCGTGGCGCGTCGCGTACGGCCAGCTCGCGCAGATCCTGATCGGCGCCGAGGCGGACCTGTATGCGGGCGCGGCGTGGAGCGGCTTCCGTCCGTTCAAGGTCGCGCGCAAGGTGCGCGAGAGCGACGAGATCACGTCGTTCTACCTGACGCCGGCCGACGGCGGTCAGGCGCCGAAGTTCGAGCCCGGCCAGTACGTGACGGTGAAGCGCTTCGTCGGCGACCTGGGCGTCGATCAGCCGCGTCAGTACAGCCTGTCCGACGCGCCGCACGGCAAGTGGCTGCGCATTTCGGTGAAGCGCGAAGCGGGCCAGGCCGAGGCGATCCCGGCGGGCAAGGTGTCGACGCTGATGCACGACGGCGTCGAGGAGGGCGCGATCGTCGAGGTGACCGCGCCGATGGGCGAGTTCTCGCTGAAGCGCGACGTGCAGACGCCGGTCGTGCTGATCTCCGGCGGCGTCGGCCTGACGCCGATGGTGTCGATGGCGTCGACGCTGGTCGCGGAAGGCAGCCCGCGCGAAGTGCGCTTCATCCATGCATGCCGTTCGGGCGCGGTGCACGCGTTCCGCGACTGGCTCAACGACACGGTGCGCGAGCACGCGAACGTCAAGCGGACCGTGCTGTACGAACTGGTCGGGCCGAACGACCGCGCGGGCGTCGATCACGATCTCGAAGGGCGGCTGACGCCGGAGCGCGTGAAGCAATATGCGCTGGTGCCGGACGCCGACTATTACATCTGCGGCCCGATCGCGTTCATGAAGGCGCAACGCGATGCGCTCGTCGCGCTGGGCATCGCGCCGGAACGCGTGAATACCGAGATTTTCGGCTCGGGCGCGCTCGAGTGA
- the tldD gene encoding metalloprotease TldD gives MNIIEPGIRNLALAKDILLTPYGLDESLLTRTIADIFTHRVDYADLYFQATRSEAWSLEEGIVKSGSFSIDQGVGVRAVAGDRTAFAYSDDLSPEAIAQAAAATKAIAAAGGGRQKVKAATSLKGISGRDLYLPSDPLTSLDATAKVKLLERIEQMARGRDPRITQVMAGLAGEYDVVLVARSDGALAADIRPLVRVSVTVIAEQNGRREIGTGGGGGRFDYGYFTDDVLSRYVDDAVHAALVNLDARPAPAGAMTVVLGPGWPGVLLHEAIGHGLEGDFNRKGSSAFAGRIGEQVAAKGVTVVDDGTLPNRRGSLNIDDEGNPTQCTTLIEDGILKGYIQDTLNARLMKMPVTGNARRESYAALPMPRMTNTYMLNGDKDPQEIIASVKNGLYAVNFGGGQVDITNGKFVFSASEAYMIENGKVTYPVKGATLIGSGPESLKYVSMIGNDMSLDTGVGVCGKEGQSVPVGVGQPTLRIDKMTVGGTA, from the coding sequence ATGAACATCATCGAACCCGGCATCCGCAACCTGGCGCTGGCGAAGGACATCCTGCTCACGCCCTACGGCCTCGACGAGAGCCTCCTGACGCGCACGATCGCCGACATCTTCACGCATCGCGTCGACTACGCGGACCTGTACTTCCAGGCGACCCGCAGCGAAGCGTGGAGCCTCGAGGAAGGCATCGTCAAATCGGGCAGCTTCAGCATCGACCAAGGCGTCGGCGTGCGCGCGGTCGCGGGCGACCGCACCGCGTTCGCGTATTCCGACGACCTGTCGCCCGAGGCGATCGCCCAGGCGGCCGCGGCCACCAAGGCGATTGCGGCCGCGGGCGGCGGCCGGCAGAAGGTCAAGGCGGCCACGTCGCTGAAGGGCATCTCGGGCCGCGACCTGTACCTGCCGTCCGACCCGCTCACGTCGCTCGACGCCACGGCCAAGGTCAAGCTGCTCGAGCGCATCGAGCAGATGGCGCGCGGCCGCGACCCGCGCATCACGCAGGTGATGGCGGGCCTCGCGGGCGAATACGACGTCGTGCTCGTCGCGCGCAGCGACGGCGCGCTCGCGGCGGACATCCGCCCGCTGGTGCGCGTGTCGGTGACGGTGATCGCCGAGCAGAACGGCCGCCGCGAGATCGGCACCGGCGGCGGCGGCGGCCGCTTCGACTACGGCTACTTCACCGACGACGTGCTGTCGCGCTACGTCGACGACGCGGTGCACGCGGCGCTCGTGAACCTCGATGCGCGCCCGGCGCCGGCCGGCGCGATGACGGTCGTGCTCGGGCCGGGCTGGCCGGGCGTGCTGCTGCACGAGGCGATCGGCCACGGTCTCGAGGGCGACTTCAACCGCAAGGGTTCGTCGGCGTTCGCTGGCCGGATCGGCGAGCAGGTCGCCGCAAAGGGCGTGACCGTCGTCGACGACGGCACGCTGCCGAACCGCCGCGGATCGCTCAACATCGACGACGAAGGCAACCCGACGCAGTGCACGACGCTGATCGAGGACGGCATCCTGAAGGGCTATATCCAGGACACGCTGAACGCGCGCCTGATGAAGATGCCCGTCACTGGCAACGCGCGGCGCGAGTCGTATGCGGCGCTGCCGATGCCGCGCATGACCAACACCTACATGCTGAACGGCGACAAGGACCCGCAGGAAATCATCGCGTCGGTGAAGAACGGCCTGTACGCGGTGAACTTCGGCGGCGGCCAGGTCGACATCACGAACGGCAAGTTCGTGTTCTCGGCGTCCGAGGCTTACATGATCGAGAACGGCAAGGTCACGTACCCGGTCAAGGGCGCGACGCTGATCGGCAGCGGCCCGGAGTCGCTTAAGTACGTGAGCATGATCGGCAACGACATGTCGCTCGACACCGGCGTCGGCGTGTGCGGCAAGGAAGGCCAGAGCGTGCCGGTCGGCGTCGGCCAGCCGACCCTCCGGATCGACAAGATGACGGTCGGCGGCACGGCATAA
- the aroG gene encoding 3-deoxy-7-phosphoheptulonate synthase AroG, which yields MPPHNTDDVRIRELKELTPPAHLIREFACSETASELIYNSRQSMHRILHGMDDRLIVVIGPCSIHDTKAALEYAGRLVKERERFRNELEIVMRVYFEKPRTTVGWKGLINDPHLDNSFKINEGLRTARELLLHINEMGLPAATEYLDMISPQYIADLISWGAIGARTTESQVHRELASGLSCPVGFKNGTDGNVKIAVDAIKAASQPHHFLSVTKGGHSAIVSTAGNEDCHVILRGGKTPNYDAESVNAACADIGKAGLAARLMIDASHANSSKKHENQIPVCADIGHQIAAGDERIVGVMVESHLVEGRQDLKEGCPLTYGQSITDACIAWEDSVKVLEGLAESVKARRVARGSGN from the coding sequence ATGCCCCCGCACAATACCGACGATGTCCGCATTCGTGAACTCAAGGAGCTGACGCCGCCCGCCCACCTGATCCGCGAGTTCGCGTGCTCCGAAACCGCGTCCGAGCTGATCTACAACTCGCGGCAGTCGATGCACCGGATCCTGCACGGGATGGACGACCGGCTGATCGTCGTGATCGGGCCGTGCTCGATCCACGACACGAAGGCGGCGCTGGAGTACGCGGGGCGGCTGGTGAAGGAGCGCGAGCGCTTCAGGAACGAGCTGGAAATCGTGATGCGCGTGTACTTCGAGAAGCCGCGCACGACGGTCGGCTGGAAGGGGCTCATCAACGATCCGCACCTCGACAACAGCTTCAAGATCAACGAAGGACTGCGCACCGCGCGCGAGCTGCTGCTGCACATCAACGAGATGGGGCTGCCGGCCGCGACCGAATACCTCGACATGATCAGCCCGCAGTACATTGCGGACCTGATCTCGTGGGGCGCGATCGGCGCGCGCACGACCGAATCGCAGGTGCACCGCGAACTGGCGTCGGGGCTGTCTTGCCCGGTCGGCTTCAAGAACGGCACCGACGGCAACGTGAAAATCGCGGTCGACGCGATCAAGGCCGCGTCGCAGCCGCACCATTTCCTGTCGGTGACGAAGGGCGGCCACTCGGCGATCGTGTCGACGGCCGGCAATGAGGATTGCCACGTGATCCTGCGCGGCGGCAAGACGCCGAACTACGACGCGGAAAGCGTGAACGCCGCGTGCGCGGACATCGGCAAGGCCGGCCTCGCCGCGCGCCTGATGATCGACGCGAGCCACGCGAACAGCTCGAAGAAGCACGAGAACCAGATTCCGGTGTGCGCGGACATCGGCCACCAGATCGCGGCGGGCGACGAGCGCATCGTCGGCGTGATGGTCGAGTCGCACCTCGTCGAAGGCCGCCAGGACCTGAAGGAAGGCTGCCCGCTGACCTACGGCCAGAGCATCACCGATGCGTGCATCGCCTGGGAGGACAGCGTCAAGGTGCTCGAAGGCCTCGCGGAATCCGTCAAGGCGCGGCGCGTCGCGCGCGGCAGCGGGAACTGA